A stretch of the Neofelis nebulosa isolate mNeoNeb1 chromosome 1, mNeoNeb1.pri, whole genome shotgun sequence genome encodes the following:
- the F12 gene encoding coagulation factor XII — MRALLFLGSLLGSLESALLTPPWKAPKEHKHRADEHTVVLTVTGEPCYFPFQYNRQLYHTCIRKGRPGPQPWCATSPNFEQDQQWAYCLEPKKVKDHCSKHSPCQNGGTCVNTPKGPHCICPEHFTGKHCQREKCFESQLLQFFHEKETWHRLEPAGVAECQCKGPDAHCKPLASQVCHTNPCLNGGSCLEAEGHRLCRCRAGYAGRFCDVDTEARCYDGHGFDYRGTAETALSGARCQPWASEATYRNVTAEQALNWGLGNHAFCRNPDNDTRPWCFVWSGDRLSWEYCRLARCEPPVLEAPQFLPPTQVPSEHPDFPLPSLSALQKPQPPTPALGATTPEQPTPLPSPSCGQRLRKRLSSLSRVVGGLVALPGAHPYIAALYWRHNFCAGNLIASCWVLTAAHCLQNRPPPEELTVVLGQDRHNQSCEQCQTLAVRAYRLHEAFSPITYQHDLALLRLQEREDGHCALPSPFVQPVCLPSSAARPAEAEAALCEVAGWGYQFEGAGEYSSFLQEAQVPLIPSERCSAQDVHGVSFTSGMLCAGFLEGGTDACQGDSGGPLVCEEEAAEHQLILRGIVSWGSGCGDRYKPGVYTDVASYLAWIQEHTNS; from the exons ATGAGGGCTCTCCTGTTCCTGGGGTCCCTGCTGGGAAGCCTGGAGTCAGCGCTTTTG ACTCCACCTTGGAAAGCCCCTAAGGAGCATAAGCACAGAGCAGATGAGCACACAGTAG TTCTCACTGTCACTGGGGAGCCCTGCTACTTCCCCTTCCAGTACAACCGGCAACTGTACCACACATGCATCCGCAAGGGCCGgcctggcccccagccctg GTGTGCTACCAGTCCCAACTTTGAGCAGGACCAGCAATGGGCATACTGCCTGGAGCCCAAGAAAGTGAAAG ACCACTGCAGCAAACACAGCCCCTGTCAGAATGGAGGGACCTGTGTGAACACGCCAAAAGGCCCACACTGCATCTGTCCAGAACACTTCACTGGGAAGCACTGCCAGAGGG AGAAATGCTTTGAGTCTCAGCTTCTTCAGTTCTTCCATGAGAAAGAAACATGGCATAGGCTTGAACCGGCGGGTGTGGCCGAGTGCCAGTGTAAGGGTCCTGATGCCCACTGCAAGCCGCTGGCCAGCCAGG TCTGCCACACCAACCCGTGCCTCAACGGAGGCAGCTGCCTAGAGGCGGAGGGCCACCGCCTGTGCCGTTGCCGGGCAGGATACGCAGGACGCTTCTGCGACGTAG ACACTGAGGCGCGATGCTACGACGGCCACGGGTTTGACTACCGCGGCACAGCCGAGACTGCGCTGTCGGGCGCCCGGTGTCAGCCGTGGGCCTCAGAGGCCACCTACCGGAACGTGACTGCAGAGCAAGCGCTGAACTGGGGACTGGGCAACCATGCCTTCTGCAG GAATCCGGACAACGACACCCGCCCGTGGTGCTTCGTGTGGAGCGGCGACCGGCTGAGCTGGGAATATTGCCGCCTGGCACGTTGCGAACCTCCAGTCCTAGAGGCTCCTCAGTTCCTGCCTCCAACCCAGGTCCCCTCTGAGCACCCGGATTTTCCCCTGCCCTCGCTTTCAGCACTGCAGAAGCCTCAGCCCCCGACCCCAG CCTTGGGCGCGACGACGCCGGAGCAGCCCACTCCCCTGCCGAGTCCCAGCTGCGGACAACGGCTCCGGAAACGGCTGTCCTCGCTGAGCCGCGTGGTTGGGGGACTGGTGGCCCTGCCCGGGGCGCACCCCTACATCGCCGCGTTGTACTGGCGCCACAATTTCTGCGCGGGCAACCTCATCGCCTCCTGCTGGGTGCTGACCGCGGCGCACTGCCTGCAGAACCG GCCCCCGCCGGAGGAGCTGACGGTGGTGCTCGGCCAGGACCGCCATAACCAGAGCTGTGAGCAGTGCCAGACTCTGGCCGTGCGCGCCTACCGCCTGCACGAGGCCTTCTCGCCCATCACCTACCAGCACGACCTGG CCCTGCTGCGCCTGCAGGAAAGAGAAGACGGCCACTGCGCGCTCCCGTCGCCTTTCGTTCAGCCGGTGTGCCTGCCAAGCAGCGCTGCCCGCCCAGCTGAGGCCGAGGCCGCCCTCTGTGAGGTGGCAGGCTGGGGCTACCAGTTTGAGG GGGCCGGGGAATATTCCAGCTTCCTGCAGGAAGCACAGGTGCCGCTCATCCCTTCTGAGCGCTGCTCCGCCCAGGACGTGCACGGAGTCTCTTTTACTTCAGGCATGCTCTGCGCTGGCTTCCTCGAGGGTGGCACCGACGCCTGCCAG GGTGACTCCGGGGGCCCGCTAGTGTGTGAGGAGGAGGCCGCAGAGCACCAGCTCATTCTGCGAGGCATCGTCAGCTGGGGTTCCGGTTGTGGCGACCGCTACAAACCAGGTGTGTACACCGACGTGGCCAGCTACCTGGCCTGGATCCAGGAGCACACCAATTCCTGA